TCAAGGAGTTCCTAAAACATGGCCTAAGCGTTCAGGTGAACACGGTTGTGATGCGCGAGACCGTTGAGGGACTGCCCGAGATGGTGAAGCTCCTCAAAGACCTTGGCGTCGAAATCTGGGAGGTCTTCTACCTCGTTCCGACCGGGAGGGGCAACTTCGAGAGCGACCTAAGGCCGGAGGAATGGGAAGACGTCACGCACTTCCTCTATGAAGCCTCGAAGCACCTCCTCGTGAGGACCACCGAGGGTCCGATGTTCAGGCGAGTGGCTATAATGAGGAAAGCGCTGGAGGAGAAGGGACTCGACCCCGACGAGGTTCTCAAGCCCGGGGAACTCTACTTTAGGCTGAAGAAACGGCTCGTTGAGCTTCTCGGCGAAGGGAACGAGGCGAGGGCACAGACGATGGGAACACGCGACGGGAAGGGAATCGTTTTCATCGCCTACAACGGCAACGTCTACCCGAGCGGTTTCCTGCCCTTCAGCGTCGGCAACGTCCGCGATAAAAGTTTGGTTGAGATTTACAGGGAGAGTGAACTTATGAAAAAGCTCCGCTCGGCCGAGTTCGAGGGGCGCTGTGGGAAGTGCGAGTTCAGGGAAATCTGCGGGGGAAGCAGGGCGAGGGCCTACGCATATCACCTGAACCCTCTCGCCGAAGACCCGGCCTGCCCGTACGAGCCGGGCTCATACATCAGGCTCGCCGGCGAACTCGGGCTGAACCTTCCAATCGGAACATTCGGAGGGCAAAAGCCTATTTGAGGTGATGGAAATGAGATGGAGCGGTCTAATCCTGTCGGTCGTTCTTCTCCTCGCGGTCGTTTCGGCCGGTTGCGTGGGCAACTCAACCGAAACCTCAAGCAAAGCAATGAACGAGGTAACCGTGAAGGACTTCTCGGGAAGGAACGTCACGGTTAAAGTTCCGGTTCAGCGGGCGGTCGTTCTCTCGACTTCCGCCCTCGAGATAATCCAGCTCCTCAACGCGAGCGAGCAGGTCGTTGGTATTCCAAGGGAGGCCCAGTACGACGCTTTACTGAGTGAAAGCCTGAAGAACAAGACCGTCGTCGGCGCGAGGCTCAAGATTGACGACTGGGAGAAGGTTTTAGCCCTAAAGCCCGACCTAATAATTGACCTCGACCTGAAGAAGTTCTACAACGTTGATGAATTACTCAACCGCTCCGCCAGCTACGGAATTCCGGTCGTCCTGCTGAGGGAGGACAAACTTGAGGACATACCCAGGGCCGTTTCGCTCCTCGGCCAGCTCTTCGGAAAGGAGAAAGAGGCCAAGGCCTTCGACGACTACTTCAACGAGCAGGTGAAGGAGGTTAGGGCCATAGCCTCAAAGATTCCAGCGGAGAAGAGGAAGAAAGTGGTAATGATACAGCCGATAATGGGCAAGCTCTACCTCGTCAACGGCAACGACGTCCTTGCTCAGGCCGTCAGGCTCGTTGGGGCGGACTACCTCGTGAACCTGACCTTCAACGGCTACACACCGGTTAGGGTCCCGATGGACAGGGAGAAGATAATCGCGAGCTACCGCGATGCAGACGTCGTAATCCTCCTCACGAGCGCCGTAACCCCGTACGACCAGGTCGAGAAGCTCCGGAAGGAGATGCTCAGCGACGAGGCCTGGAGGGGCATTAAGGCCGTCAGAGATGGCAACGTCGTAATCCTCAGGGCGGACATGGGCAAGGACTCCTTCCTCCGCTGGAGTCCACGCTTAGCAGTGGGAATCTGGGTCATCGGCAGGGCAATCTACCCGGACTACTACCCCGACTGGAACGAAAAAGCTAAGGAATTCCTGAAGAGGTTTTACGGCCTCTCCTGATTTTCCTTTTGGGGTGGGACGATGATAGCGGTCTTTCCAGCGAGTCTCGCGGAAATCCTCAAGCTCGTCGGGAAAGCCGGGGAGATAGCCGGGGTGAACGAGGAAATCAGGCTCGACCCCTGCCTGCCGGAGCTGAAGGATAAGCCGGTCATCGGAAAGTACCTCAAGCGGAGCAAGAGGACCTACTGGGACGTTCTGGAGAAGCTTAAGCCGGACCTTATCCTCGACTTCAAGGTTGAGAACCTGCACTCCGGGGACGAGCTGAGGGCCTTTGGGGAGCGTATAGGGGCAAGGGTCGAGCTGGTTGACTTCGAGACCGTTGAAGGCCTCGTCGAGGAGAGCAGGAGGATAGCCGAACTAACGAGGGGCGACTTTTCAAAGCTCGGCGGGTTCTATGAGAAGCACCTAACGAGGCTGGGCGAGATAACTGAGGGCATCGAAGAGAGGCCCAAAGTCCTGCTCACCTACCGGAACTTCAACGTCGTAACGAGGACCAACGTTCTGAGCGACGCGGTTAGAAAAGCCGGGGCGATAAACCTCGGCGAAAGGATACGGACAAAGCGGAAGGTCTATCCGGTAAAGAAGGAGCGCTTCTTCAGGGCCTTCGGCGATGCGGAGCACCTCTTCCTGCTCACGAGCATAATGACGGACAGGGAGAAGATGGAGGAGATAAGGGACGAAATCCTTGACTCGGCCGAGTGGAGGGCAATCGAAGCAGTTCAGCTTGGAAACGTGAACATAGTCGGCTCGGCCCTCGACCTTGAGAGCTTCATGCGCTGGAGTCCCCGCATAATTCCGGGAATCTACCAGCTCGGAAGGTTTATACACGGAAGGGCCTTTCCGAAGTGGGAAAATGTCGCAAAGGAAC
The Thermococcus sp. 21S9 DNA segment above includes these coding regions:
- a CDS encoding TIGR04053 family radical SAM/SPASM domain-containing protein, with amino-acid sequence MHRGKSTGWPYDRKPVLVFWETTKACQLKCKHCRAEAILQALPGELSTEEGKALINSLTDFGRPYPILILTGGDPLMRKDIFELIEYAVEKGIRVGLAPAVTPLLTEETIERIAKSGVKAVSISLDSPFSDVHDAIRGIEGTWEKTVWAIKEFLKHGLSVQVNTVVMRETVEGLPEMVKLLKDLGVEIWEVFYLVPTGRGNFESDLRPEEWEDVTHFLYEASKHLLVRTTEGPMFRRVAIMRKALEEKGLDPDEVLKPGELYFRLKKRLVELLGEGNEARAQTMGTRDGKGIVFIAYNGNVYPSGFLPFSVGNVRDKSLVEIYRESELMKKLRSAEFEGRCGKCEFREICGGSRARAYAYHLNPLAEDPACPYEPGSYIRLAGELGLNLPIGTFGGQKPI
- a CDS encoding ABC transporter substrate-binding protein; the protein is MEMRWSGLILSVVLLLAVVSAGCVGNSTETSSKAMNEVTVKDFSGRNVTVKVPVQRAVVLSTSALEIIQLLNASEQVVGIPREAQYDALLSESLKNKTVVGARLKIDDWEKVLALKPDLIIDLDLKKFYNVDELLNRSASYGIPVVLLREDKLEDIPRAVSLLGQLFGKEKEAKAFDDYFNEQVKEVRAIASKIPAEKRKKVVMIQPIMGKLYLVNGNDVLAQAVRLVGADYLVNLTFNGYTPVRVPMDREKIIASYRDADVVILLTSAVTPYDQVEKLRKEMLSDEAWRGIKAVRDGNVVILRADMGKDSFLRWSPRLAVGIWVIGRAIYPDYYPDWNEKAKEFLKRFYGLS
- a CDS encoding ABC transporter substrate-binding protein, whose protein sequence is MIAVFPASLAEILKLVGKAGEIAGVNEEIRLDPCLPELKDKPVIGKYLKRSKRTYWDVLEKLKPDLILDFKVENLHSGDELRAFGERIGARVELVDFETVEGLVEESRRIAELTRGDFSKLGGFYEKHLTRLGEITEGIEERPKVLLTYRNFNVVTRTNVLSDAVRKAGAINLGERIRTKRKVYPVKKERFFRAFGDAEHLFLLTSIMTDREKMEEIRDEILDSAEWRAIEAVQLGNVNIVGSALDLESFMRWSPRIIPGIYQLGRFIHGRAFPKWENVAKELYSLCGV